From a region of the Vidua macroura isolate BioBank_ID:100142 chromosome 3, ASM2450914v1, whole genome shotgun sequence genome:
- the BTBD3 gene encoding BTB/POZ domain-containing protein 3 isoform X2, giving the protein MAADIFPRKKPANTNTAAVQQYHQQNLNNNNTIPAPNWQGLYPTIRERNAVMFNNDLMADVHFVVGPPGGTQRLPGHKYVLAVGSSVFHAMFYGELAEDKDEIRIPDVEPAAFLAMLKYIYCDEIDLAADTVLATLYAAKKYIVPHLARACVNFLETSLSAKNACVLLSQSCLFEEPDLTQRCWEVIDAQAELALKSEGFCDIDFQTLESILRRETLNAKEIVVFEAALNWAEVECQRQELTATIENKRKVLGKALYLIRIPTMALDDFANGAAQSGILTLNETNDIFLWYTAAKKPELQFVSKPRKGLVPQRCHRFQSCAYRSNQWRYRGRCDSIQFAVDKRVFIAGFGLYGSSCGSAEYSAKIELKRQGVILGQNLSKYFSDGSSNTFPVWFEYPVQIEPDTFYTASVILDGNELSYFGQEGMTEVQCGKVTVQFQCSSDSTNGTGVQGGQIPELIFYA; this is encoded by the exons atggCTGCTGATATTTTTCCCCGAAAGAAACCAGCTAATACTAATACAGCTGCTGTCCAGCAGTACCATCAGCAAAATCTCAATAACAACAACACTATTCCTGCACCTAATTGGCAAGGACTTTATCCAACCATCAGAGAGAG AAATGCCGTGATGTTCAACAATGACTTGATGGCAGATGTTCATTTTGTGGTCGGGCCACCAGGTGGGACCCAGCGGCTGCCAGGACACAAA TATGTCCTGGCTGTTGGGAGCTCTGTATTCCATGCAATGTTTTATGGAGAGCTTGCTGAGGACAAAGATGAAATCCGTATACCAGATGTTGAGCCTGCTGCTTTTCTTGCCATGCTGAA GTACATCTATTGTGATGAGATCGATTTGGCCGCAGACACTGTCCTGGCCACTCTGTATGCTGCCAAGAAGTACATTGTCCCTCACCTGGCCCGTGCCTGTGTTAACTTTCTCGAGACAAGTCTGAGTGCAAAGAATGCCTGCGTGTTgctctcccagagctgcttATTCGAGGAACCTGACCTGACCCAGCGCTGCTGGGAAGTGATTGATGCCCAAGCTGAGCTTGCTTTGAAGTCTGAGGGCTTCTGTGACATTGATTTTCAGACACTTGAAAGCATTCTACGAAGGGAGACTCTGAATGCCAAAGAAATTGTTGTTTTTGAGGCAGCTCTGAACTGGGCTGAAGTGGAGTGCCAGCGACAAGAGCTGACGGCCACCATAGAGAACAAGCGCAAGGTGCTGGGCAAGGCTCTCTACCTGATCCGCATCCCGACCATGGCCCTCGACGACTTTGCCAACGGCGCTGCTCAGTCCGGGATCCTGACTCTCAACGAAACCAACGACATCTTCCTCTGGTACACAGCTGCCAAAAAGCCGGAGCTGCAGTTTGTCAGCAAGCCCCGCAAAGGCCTCGTCCCTCAGCGCTGCCACCGCTTCCAGTCCTGCGCTTATCGCAGCAACCAGTGGCGCTACCGGGGCCGCTGTGATAGCATCCAGTTTGCTGTTGATAAGAGAGTGTTTATTGCTGGCTTTGGGCTCTACGGCTCCAGCTGTGGGTCGGCAGAGTACAGTGCTAAGATTGAACTGAAGCGGCAAGGAGTTATCCTGGGCCAGAACTTAAGTAAATACTTCTCAGATGGTTCTAGTAACACTTTTCCTGTGTGGTTTGAGTATCCAGTGCAGATTGAGCCTGACACCTTTTACACAGCAAGCGTGATTCTGGATGGTAATGAACTCAGCTATTTTGGACAAGAAGGAATGACAGAAGTTCAGTGTGGGAAGGTGACTGTTCAGTTTCAGTGCTCCTCGGACAGTACAAATGGCACAGGGGTACAGGGAGGACAAATTCCCGAACTCATATTTTACGCTTGA
- the BTBD3 gene encoding BTB/POZ domain-containing protein 3 isoform X1: MVDEKGKNMKCLTFFLMLPETVKSRSKKSSKKGNSSSSSNSKLPPVCYEIITLKTKKKKKMAADIFPRKKPANTNTAAVQQYHQQNLNNNNTIPAPNWQGLYPTIRERNAVMFNNDLMADVHFVVGPPGGTQRLPGHKYVLAVGSSVFHAMFYGELAEDKDEIRIPDVEPAAFLAMLKYIYCDEIDLAADTVLATLYAAKKYIVPHLARACVNFLETSLSAKNACVLLSQSCLFEEPDLTQRCWEVIDAQAELALKSEGFCDIDFQTLESILRRETLNAKEIVVFEAALNWAEVECQRQELTATIENKRKVLGKALYLIRIPTMALDDFANGAAQSGILTLNETNDIFLWYTAAKKPELQFVSKPRKGLVPQRCHRFQSCAYRSNQWRYRGRCDSIQFAVDKRVFIAGFGLYGSSCGSAEYSAKIELKRQGVILGQNLSKYFSDGSSNTFPVWFEYPVQIEPDTFYTASVILDGNELSYFGQEGMTEVQCGKVTVQFQCSSDSTNGTGVQGGQIPELIFYA; this comes from the exons ATGGTagatgagaaaggaaagaacatGAAATGTCTCACCTTCTTCTTGATGCTTCCAGAGACGGTCAAGAGCAGATCTAAGAAGAGCTCTAAGAAAGGAAATAGCAGTAGCAGTAGCAACAGCAAATTGCCTCCAGTTTGCTATGAAATCATTACCTTGAAGaccaaaaagaagaagaagatggCTGCTGATATTTTTCCCCGAAAGAAACCAGCTAATACTAATACAGCTGCTGTCCAGCAGTACCATCAGCAAAATCTCAATAACAACAACACTATTCCTGCACCTAATTGGCAAGGACTTTATCCAACCATCAGAGAGAG AAATGCCGTGATGTTCAACAATGACTTGATGGCAGATGTTCATTTTGTGGTCGGGCCACCAGGTGGGACCCAGCGGCTGCCAGGACACAAA TATGTCCTGGCTGTTGGGAGCTCTGTATTCCATGCAATGTTTTATGGAGAGCTTGCTGAGGACAAAGATGAAATCCGTATACCAGATGTTGAGCCTGCTGCTTTTCTTGCCATGCTGAA GTACATCTATTGTGATGAGATCGATTTGGCCGCAGACACTGTCCTGGCCACTCTGTATGCTGCCAAGAAGTACATTGTCCCTCACCTGGCCCGTGCCTGTGTTAACTTTCTCGAGACAAGTCTGAGTGCAAAGAATGCCTGCGTGTTgctctcccagagctgcttATTCGAGGAACCTGACCTGACCCAGCGCTGCTGGGAAGTGATTGATGCCCAAGCTGAGCTTGCTTTGAAGTCTGAGGGCTTCTGTGACATTGATTTTCAGACACTTGAAAGCATTCTACGAAGGGAGACTCTGAATGCCAAAGAAATTGTTGTTTTTGAGGCAGCTCTGAACTGGGCTGAAGTGGAGTGCCAGCGACAAGAGCTGACGGCCACCATAGAGAACAAGCGCAAGGTGCTGGGCAAGGCTCTCTACCTGATCCGCATCCCGACCATGGCCCTCGACGACTTTGCCAACGGCGCTGCTCAGTCCGGGATCCTGACTCTCAACGAAACCAACGACATCTTCCTCTGGTACACAGCTGCCAAAAAGCCGGAGCTGCAGTTTGTCAGCAAGCCCCGCAAAGGCCTCGTCCCTCAGCGCTGCCACCGCTTCCAGTCCTGCGCTTATCGCAGCAACCAGTGGCGCTACCGGGGCCGCTGTGATAGCATCCAGTTTGCTGTTGATAAGAGAGTGTTTATTGCTGGCTTTGGGCTCTACGGCTCCAGCTGTGGGTCGGCAGAGTACAGTGCTAAGATTGAACTGAAGCGGCAAGGAGTTATCCTGGGCCAGAACTTAAGTAAATACTTCTCAGATGGTTCTAGTAACACTTTTCCTGTGTGGTTTGAGTATCCAGTGCAGATTGAGCCTGACACCTTTTACACAGCAAGCGTGATTCTGGATGGTAATGAACTCAGCTATTTTGGACAAGAAGGAATGACAGAAGTTCAGTGTGGGAAGGTGACTGTTCAGTTTCAGTGCTCCTCGGACAGTACAAATGGCACAGGGGTACAGGGAGGACAAATTCCCGAACTCATATTTTACGCTTGA